From a single Tachypleus tridentatus isolate NWPU-2018 chromosome 6, ASM421037v1, whole genome shotgun sequence genomic region:
- the LOC143253192 gene encoding BTB/POZ domain-containing protein KCTD12-like, with protein MSSTANGDDKPPNFPSVVELNVGGVFYTTSLKTLTSDPNSLLSQLFSSKGSKPVPRDSKGKYFIDRDGVLFRYVLDFLRNHRLLLPENFHERDRLRREAEYFILPAMMECISTPSTMQVSSSKAVEMSKQTYGPSGYITVAYRGTFAFGRDGLADVKFRKLTRLLVCGKVGICREVFADTLNESRDPDRCNDDRYTARFFLKHNFLEQAFDCLQEAGFHCVGAAGSGTSCNGISNEPPKPGQDSEENRWNHFNEFVFCRP; from the coding sequence ATGTCCTCCACAGCCAACGGAGACGATAAGCCCCCGAACTTTCCCTCCGTGGTGGAACTCAATGTTGGAGGCGTATTTTACACAACATCATTAAAAACTCTGACTTCTGACCCCAATTCACTGTTGAGTCAGTTGTTTAGTAGCAAAGGGAGTAAACCTGTGCCACGTGATTCGAAAGGGAAGTACTTTATTGACAGGGATGGAGTGTTATTTCGGTACGTTCTGGATTTTCTGCGAAACCACAGATTACTGTTACCAGAGAATTTCCACGAGCGAGATCGGCTACGACGAGAGGCCGAATATTTCATTCTTCCGGCAATGATGGAGTGCATTTCCACTCCCTCAACTATGCAAGTGTCTTCTTCTAAGGCCGTCGAGATGAGCAAGCAAACCTACGGACCAAGCGGATATATCACAGTTGCCTACCGTGGAACATTCGCTTTTGGTAGAGATGGGCTAGCAGATGTCAAGTTCCGGAAGTTGACGAGACTCTTGGTATGTGGTAAAGTTGGAATATGTCGGGAGGTATTCGCTGACACCCTCAACGAAAGCCGAGACCCTGACAGATGTAACGATGATCGATACACAGCACGTTTTTTTCTGAAACACAACTTTTTGGAACAGGCTTTTGACTGCCTCCAAGAGGCTGGATTCCACTGTGTAGGAGCGGCAGGATCAGGGACATCGTGCAATGGAATCTCCAACGAACCACCAAAGCCTGGTCAAGACTCTGAAGAAAACCGCTGGAATCATTTTAACGAATTTGTGTTCTGTCGTCCCTAA